A single region of the Apodemus sylvaticus chromosome 7, mApoSyl1.1, whole genome shotgun sequence genome encodes:
- the Ctsh gene encoding pro-cathepsin H — protein sequence MWAALPLLCAGAWLLSAGATAELTVNAIEKFHFKSWMKQHQKTYSSEEYNHRLQMFANNWRKIHAHNQRNHTFKMALNQFSDMSFAEIKHKFLWSEPQNCSATRGNYLRGTGPYPSSMDWRKKGNVVSAVKNQGACGSCWTFSTTGALESAVAIASGKMLSLAEQQLVDCAQAFNNHGCEGGLPSQAFEYILYNKGIMGENSYPYMGKDGQCRFNPEKAVAFVKNVVNITLNDEDAMVEAVALYNPVSFAFEVTEDFMMYQSGVYSSKSCHKTPDKVNHAVLAVGYGEQNGLLYWIVKNSWGSQWGDNGYFLIERGKNMCGLAACASYPIPQV from the exons ATGTGGGCTGCGCTGCCGTTGCTGTGCGCTGGGGCCTGGCTGCTGAGTGCGGGGGCCACCGCGGAGCTGACCGTGAACGCCATAG aaaAGTTTCACTTTAAGTCATGGATGAAACAG catCAAAAGACGTACAGCTCGGAGGAGTACAACCACAGACTACAGATGTTTGCCAACAACTGGAGGAAGATTCATGCCCACAACCAGAGGAACCACACATTTAAAA tggCGCTGAACCAGTTTTCAGATATGAGCTTtgcagaaataaaacacaaattccTTTGGTCAGAGCCTCAG AACTGCTCGGCCACCAGAGGTAACTACCTCCGTGGCACTGGCCCCTACCCTTCCTCCATGGACTGGCGGAAGAAAGGAAATGTTGTTTCAGCAGTGAAAAATCAG GGGGCCTGTGGCAGCTGCTGGACTTTCTCCACTACGGGGGCCCTAGAGTCAGCTGTGGCTATCGCCAGTGGGAAAATGCTGTCTTTG GCTGAGCAGCAGTTGGTGGATTGTGCCCAGGCCTTCAACAATCATGGCTGCGAAGG AGGTCTCCCCAGCCAGGCCTTCGAGTACATCCTTTACAACAAGGGCATCATGGGAGAAAACAGCTACCCTTACATGGGCAAG GATGGTCAGTGCAGATTCAACCCCGAAAAAGCTGTCGCATTTGTCAAGAATGTTGTCAACATCACACTT AATGATGAGGATGCGATGGTGGAGGCTGTGGCTCTATACAACCCCGTGAGCTTTGCCTTTGAGGTGACTGAAGATTTTATGATGTATCAAAGTGGCGTCTACTCCAG tAAATCCTGTCATAAAACTCCGGATAAAGTAAACCACGCAGTCCTGGCTGTCGGTTATGGAGAACAGAATGGATTACTCTACTGGATTGTGAAAAACTCTTGGGGCTCCCAGTGGGGGGACAATGG GTACTTCCTCATTGAGCGTGGGAAGAACATGTGTGGCCTGGCTGCCTGTGCCTCCTACCCCATCCCTCAGGTATAA